A region of the Zerene cesonia ecotype Mississippi unplaced genomic scaffold, Zerene_cesonia_1.1 Zces_u006, whole genome shotgun sequence genome:
AAAAAGGGGTAGTAAAAACCTTGTCCAATTCAACCCCATTAAGACACAAGAAGTTTGTGCATTCACATCCAAAAAAGGGCCTTTTGTTGAAGTTCCCCACTTTGCGAATACTCTACTTAGCGTCAAGCCTCGTATATTAATACCTGGAAAAAATTGAGCGTCCTTAAAAGAGCGAGGCAGTATTTCAGGCCAACCCATCGTATACTACTTTATAAAGCTCAGATGGAATACTGCTCTCACCTCTGGGCCGGAGTTCCCAAATACCAACTCCTTCCACCTGATCGCGTCCAACGTAGAGCAGTCAGAATTATTGGCGACCCAAAACTAACTGATCGGCTTGATCCACTTTCCTTGCGAAGAGATGTCGCATCGCTGTGTGCCTTTATCGCATGTACCATGGACAGTGCACAGAGAAGCTATTCAGTCTTATTCCTGCTGCAGAATTCCAGCTTCGTACCACCCGTCATAAGGTTAAGTTCCACCCACATCACCTAGAACGTTGGCGCACGAGTACAGTTCGCTTTTCGCGCCACTTCTTGCCTCGCACAACCATGTTATGGAATGGCCTTTCCTCGTCTTTGTTTCCGACAACTTACAATCCggataaattcaataaaaaatttacatctcTTCCTTAAAATGCCGGCTACACTTTGTGGACTCTTGTGAGGggtcatgggcagtggtgacaGCTCGATAATGGGCGCACGACTTGTTCGTTTGTccgctttttttataaaaaaaaaataataattacatgtatTATACTCCGAAATAacgcgtacgaagccgcgACCAAGAGCTAGTCTTCATTCATTTAGTCTTATCAAGATTATGTAATCTTAAAGACATTAAGTaagattacataatattgataagACTAAATGAATGCAAAAGCAGCTATTTCATAAgtttaaattactataatgATCGCATCTCAAAATTATACgagtaaatgcgaaagtatatATGTCTGTCTCTATCTTTTTCACGCCTTAACGTGTGTACCGATTGGGATAAAATAAGGTACAGCGATAGTTTGAGACTAGAGAAAGTTGAAATGATAGTTTTAATCTTCGAAGTCCTACGGAATGggaattaatatatatgatatatattaaataaattatatttatttatagttaatattaaatttattatttatttatttagttcgcatttaaacttaaaagtgaagtcccgtgtcccctagtggggtatggggcagatgctgtacatctgtttcactgatcgattttctttacggacaagtaggtgatcagccttctgtgtcctgccagaccgagacatttttttttttgtgcgtccccaccgggaattgaacccaggacccctcggttctacgctcacgcgttaaccactgtaccaaggaggcggtcatttAAACTTaactcaatattatttttaacccaagaatacaaatttttctatGAACAAATGTTCTATGTatctctataaataatttcgtataGACAAATATTTCTCCcctgttataaaaataattaaaatactaatttttaaaCCACATTTactattatcaaaataaatttgtcacGTCACTATTTGAGGAATCGTTCACAAATTATCACAGTACGGTACAATTTACAAACTCCATTATCAGAAATCTAGCTACAAATAGTCAatcgaaacaataaaaaacagtagTTGATTCGGCGTGGTTCGGTCAGACGTTAGTCATGCGTGCACTACTGTGTGTCACTTGTTTAGTGTTAACAACAAATCTCTGCAGATCGGCGAAAATATTGGGAGTATTCCCTGCACCCATCTACAGCCACCAGCAAGTGTTCCGACCTTTAATTGAAGAATTGGCCAGGCGGGGTCACGAAGTCACTGTCATCACACCATTCCCCACAGCGTCAGAAAGCGTCGGCAACATAACTCAGATATCTATTGAAGATAGCATTGAAGACATAAGATTTAATGCACTTAAACAGGAATTGAAAGATGCAGAAGACATAGTTACACAGCAGAAGGCAACTTTTAGAGTTGTACACGAAATGTTCGATATATTATTGGGTAGGGATTTAAAAGAATTCCTGAGGAGCGGCCAAAAGTTCGATTTGGTTTTAGTGGAAGCTTGCGTGCGATTAAACCTTATTTTCTCTCACATATTCAAGGCCCCGCTGATCCAAATAAGTTCCTTCGGCGCAGTGACGGATACTTTCGAAATGATGGGAGGTGCGACACATCCCTGTATCCATTGGCCATTCGGGAGAAATTCAAAAACCTGTCCTATATTGATAAAGTGAACGAAATAACACAACACTACGGTGTAGCAAGAGCATTCTACGATAGCGAGAAGCCCGAAGATGATTTGATTAAGAAACATTTGGGCGCTGATTTTCCCACTTTGAAggaattgaaacaaaatgtcGCAATGGTTTTTCTTAATGTGAATCCGATTTGGGATTCCAATAGGCCAGTACCTCCGAACGTAGTCTATTTGGGAGGTCTACATTTGAGGCAAGAAAAGCCCCTTCCGAAGGTTAGTGAGACTGTTATTTTTCTACAGCCTTTAAGCCTATAACCTGTCACTGAATTATAGGcctttttctaaataaagtaaattgatCATTTGGAGAACGTAGAGTTAAGAAGTATTGGGAAAACgggagtattttttttatatcgtttacttatgtatctatttacgtactatatcctactaatattataaacgcgaaactTTATAAGTatgaatggatgtttgttactctttcacataaaactactgaatgtattttaattaaagctacATGAATTCGTCCGCCGGTGAAACCGCACGGCTCAGCgaatattatagatgcgaaagttggatgtgtatgtttgttactctttcacacaaaaactactaaaccgatcgcaatgaaatttggtacgtagtagctggacaactggaataacacataggcatggcattttatcccgatattcagcagctagtaatacataCTATAAAGTTTAAGTAGactttatgtttgtatataaattacgtcaaTAAGTTTATTACGCTATTGCgtcatttaatattagatgATCATTAGTAGCATCGTTATCATAAATACTGGACCTATTATgacacttttattttataattaaacgtgtttttataattacgtaatttgtgaaacttttgtgtttgtaacgttttcatgcaaaaactgctggaccgattttaaaatatcattattaccatttgaaagctgcaacttAACTGGACTGAGTGacgtaggctatatatgtaccacgggcgtaGCTGGGGTGAATAGCTAgccataatttaaaacagtattCTCGAAGAAATATCTATGTCGATcgaatttttacattttttttaataggaaaaaatatcatagatatactgaatggaaataaaaatgccAACATCCCTGAAGCAATTTTGATTACATAAACGATAACGTAATTTAGAAAAAGCCTGTTACACAAAAAGCtttcaattgaaatagaatttataaaaaattataatttcataacttTTCACCAGGTGAATTGCTTTGATCTCTTTCTATATAAAAGCTGATgcgtcccatttaaatttgatccagttctgacaatttgaaggcggatTAATgatatgcattaaaaataattattcatacttTTCAATGCATTTTATGTTCCATTCCAGGATCTGAAAGCCAAGCTGGATTCAGCAAGCAATGGGGTGATTTACATGAGTTTTGGCAGCACGATCAGCTCTTCAATGTTCAACATGGAGAagctaaatatatttctacgAGTGGTGTCCAAACTGCCATATACGATACTTTGGAAATGGGACGCGGATGTAGAAGACGTGCCTGATAACGTTGTGGTGGGGAAATGGTTCCCGCAGCGCGATCTTCTTAGTGAGTAGTTTAGTAGTCATtttagtgtgggagtcgagcgcgcttcagcacgaattgggctggCTCGCATGTGGTAACTCACAGAAGACCGTGAAACGGTAGCGTgatgtttcgtacggtgagaggggaagccggaggcccgtttccttttcctcacccttcccagatcattccttctttccagtcgtcaatcctttctttatctctTAGCCCTTAAAAAGCGGGCaccgcattcgcagaggctgtTCTTCTGCGAATGATTTTGGACGGTGATGATCGCATCATctgcgaaccaccagcttagcTAAGCTTATTGTATGTCATAGCTAAgcttattttatgtcatagcttattaaaaataatacataaactctttgttaataaaaaaaacaagtattgTGAGTGCggaagtgtgtttgtttgcttgcCTTTCTTTTCATCGCAACGGAGTGATTATATGTTATGATaattgtgtctggagatagggAAGAGGCTGAGAGGGATATGAGTGGGCGTTCCATTGATTACGCCGGCAAAGCCGCGGCAAAGctagttttcattaaaaatgcgagtgtgttttattttcgacCTCTTTGTTTGAGCCTatgaag
Encoded here:
- the LOC119838888 gene encoding UDP-glycosyltransferase UGT5-like, with protein sequence MRALLCVTCLVLTTNLCRSAKILGVFPAPIYSHQQVFRPLIEELARRGHEVTVITPFPTASESVGNITQISIEDSIEDIRFNALKQELKDAEDIVTQQKATFRVVHEMFDILLGRDLKEFLRSGQKFDLVLVEACVRLNLIFSHIFKAPLIQISSFGAVTDTFEMMGARAFYDSEKPEDDLIKKHLGADFPTLKELKQNVAMVFLNVNPIWDSNRPVPPNVVYLGGLHLRQEKPLPKDLKAKLDSASNGVIYMSFGSTISSSMFNMEKLNIFLRVVSKLPYTILWKWDADVEDVPDNVVVGKWFPQRDLLKHPSIKLFITQGGLQSTDEAIDAAVPLVGVPILWDQ